The following proteins come from a genomic window of Pseudomonas putida:
- the trmL gene encoding tRNA (uridine(34)/cytosine(34)/5-carboxymethylaminomethyluridine(34)-2'-O)-methyltransferase TrmL, producing the protein MFHVILFQPEIPPNTGNIIRLCANSGCALHLIEPISFELDDKRLRRAGLDYHEYATLKRHESLARCLESLGNPRLFAFTTKGSHPFHEVAFQPGDAFLFGPESRGLPAEVLDSLPAEHRLRLPMRPGCRSLNLSNTVAVTVYEAWRQNGFAGS; encoded by the coding sequence ATGTTTCACGTCATCCTTTTTCAACCAGAAATTCCGCCGAATACCGGCAACATCATTCGTCTATGCGCCAACAGTGGCTGCGCCCTGCACCTGATCGAACCCATCAGCTTCGAACTGGATGACAAGCGCCTGCGCCGCGCAGGGCTGGACTACCACGAGTATGCCACGCTCAAGCGCCACGAGAGCCTGGCCAGATGCCTGGAAAGCCTTGGCAACCCAAGGCTGTTCGCCTTTACCACCAAGGGCTCGCACCCGTTCCACGAAGTGGCCTTCCAGCCGGGCGACGCCTTCCTGTTCGGGCCAGAGAGCCGCGGGTTGCCGGCCGAGGTGCTGGACAGCCTGCCGGCCGAGCATCGCCTGCGCCTGCCGATGCGGCCGGGGTGCCGTAGCCTGAACCTGTCCAATACCGTGGCGGTGACGGTGTATGAGGCGTGGCGGCAGAACGGGTTTGCCGGGAGCTGA
- a CDS encoding 2,3-bisphosphoglycerate-independent phosphoglycerate mutase, whose translation MTSTPKPLVLIILDGFGHSDIPEHNAIFAANKPVYDRLCATQPHGLISGSGMDVGLPDGQMGNSEVGHMNLGAGRVVYQDFTRVTKAIRDGEFFENPVLTGAVDKAASAGKAVHILGLLSDGGVHSHQDHLVAMAELAAQRGAEKIYLHAFLDGRDTPPRSAQSSIELLDATFAKLGKGRIASLIGRYYAMDRDNRWDRVSAAYNLIVDSAAEYTADTALAGLEAAYARDESDEFVKATRIGEAVKVEDGDAVIFMNFRADRARELSRAFVEPDFTEFARARLPKMAAYIGLTQYSAKIPAPAAFAPSSLNNVLGEYLAKNGKTQLRIAETEKYAHVTFFFSGGREEPFEGEERILIPSPKVATYDLQPEMSAPEVTDRIVEAIEQQRFDVIVVNYANGDMVGHTGVFEAAVKAVEALDTCVGRIVDALDKVGGEALITADHGNVEQMEDECTGQAHTAHTTEPVPFIYVGKRNVKVREGGVLADVAPTMLKLLGLEKPVEMTGTSILVDA comes from the coding sequence ATGACGAGCACGCCCAAACCTCTGGTCCTGATTATCCTGGATGGCTTCGGCCATAGCGATATCCCCGAACACAACGCCATCTTTGCCGCCAATAAACCGGTCTATGACCGCCTGTGCGCCACCCAGCCGCATGGCCTCATTTCCGGCTCGGGCATGGATGTCGGCCTGCCGGACGGGCAGATGGGCAACTCCGAAGTCGGTCATATGAACCTCGGCGCAGGTCGCGTCGTCTATCAGGACTTCACCCGGGTGACCAAGGCCATCCGCGACGGCGAGTTCTTTGAAAACCCGGTGCTGACCGGTGCTGTAGACAAGGCAGCCAGTGCTGGCAAGGCCGTACACATCCTCGGCCTGCTGTCCGATGGTGGCGTACACAGCCACCAGGACCACTTGGTGGCCATGGCCGAACTGGCCGCGCAGCGTGGTGCCGAAAAGATCTACCTGCACGCCTTCCTCGACGGCCGCGACACCCCGCCACGCAGCGCGCAGTCGTCCATCGAACTGCTCGACGCCACCTTCGCCAAACTGGGCAAGGGCCGCATCGCCAGCCTGATCGGCCGCTACTACGCCATGGACCGCGACAACCGCTGGGACCGCGTCAGCGCCGCCTACAACCTGATCGTCGACAGCGCTGCCGAGTACACCGCTGACACGGCTCTGGCAGGCCTGGAAGCCGCTTATGCCCGTGACGAGAGCGACGAATTCGTAAAAGCCACGCGCATTGGCGAAGCAGTCAAGGTCGAAGATGGCGATGCCGTGATCTTCATGAACTTCCGCGCCGACCGTGCTCGCGAACTGTCGCGTGCATTTGTAGAGCCAGACTTCACGGAATTCGCCCGTGCGCGCCTGCCGAAGATGGCAGCGTACATCGGCCTGACCCAGTATTCGGCGAAGATTCCGGCACCGGCGGCCTTTGCGCCGTCCAGCCTGAACAACGTGCTGGGCGAATACCTGGCGAAAAACGGCAAGACCCAACTGCGCATCGCCGAAACCGAGAAATATGCCCACGTCACCTTCTTCTTCTCTGGTGGCCGCGAAGAGCCGTTCGAAGGCGAAGAGCGCATCCTGATCCCGTCGCCGAAGGTCGCCACCTATGACCTGCAACCGGAAATGAGCGCACCGGAAGTGACCGATCGCATCGTCGAAGCCATCGAACAGCAGCGCTTCGACGTCATCGTGGTCAACTACGCCAACGGCGACATGGTCGGCCACACCGGCGTGTTCGAAGCTGCGGTGAAGGCCGTCGAAGCACTGGATACCTGTGTAGGGCGCATTGTCGACGCGCTGGACAAGGTGGGCGGCGAAGCACTGATCACCGCTGACCACGGCAACGTCGAACAAATGGAAGACGAGTGCACCGGCCAGGCGCACACCGCACACACTACCGAGCCGGTACCATTCATCTATGTGGGCAAGCGCAACGTGAAAGTGCGTGAGGGCGGCGTGCTGGCCGACGTGGCGCCAACCATGCTGAAGCTGCTGGGGCTGGAAAAGCCGGTGGAAATGACCGGCACCTCGATTCTGGTCGACGCCTGA
- the grxC gene encoding glutaredoxin 3, which produces MKPVIVYSSDYCPYCMRAKYLLESKGVAFEEIKVDGKPQVRAEMSQKAGRTSVPQIWIGSTHVGGCDDLYALERAGKLDALLAA; this is translated from the coding sequence ATGAAGCCTGTCATCGTCTATTCCAGCGACTACTGCCCCTACTGCATGCGCGCCAAGTACCTGCTCGAGAGCAAAGGCGTGGCCTTCGAGGAAATCAAGGTCGACGGCAAGCCGCAGGTTCGCGCCGAGATGAGTCAGAAAGCCGGCCGTACGTCTGTGCCGCAGATCTGGATCGGCAGCACCCATGTCGGTGGATGCGATGACCTCTATGCCCTGGAGCGCGCCGGCAAGCTCGACGCGCTGCTGGCGGCCTGA
- the ntrC gene encoding nitrogen regulation protein NR(I), with the protein MSRSETVWIVDDDRSIRWVLEKALQQEGMTTQSFDSADGVMGRLARQQPDVIISDIRMPGTSGLDLLAQIREQHPRLPVIIMTAHSDLDSAVASYQGGAFEYLPKPFDVDEAVSLVKRANQHAQEQQGLDVPQNLARTPEIIGEAPAMQEVFRAIGRLSHSNITVLINGESGTGKELVAHALHRHSPRAASPFIALNMAAIPKDLMESELFGHEKGAFTGAANLRRGRFEQADGGTLFLDEIGDMPADTQTRLLRVLADGEFYRVGGHVPVKVDVRIIAATHQNLESLVQAGKFREDLFHRLNVIRIHIPRLADRREDIPALARHFLARAAQELAVEPKILKPETEEFIRNLPWPGNVRQMENTCRWITVMASSREVLIGDLPPELLNLPQDAAPVTNWEQALRQWADQALTRGQTNLLDSAVPSFERIMIETALKHTAGRRRDAALLLGWGRNTLTRKIKELGMNVAGGDDEDGDDH; encoded by the coding sequence ATGAGCCGAAGTGAAACCGTATGGATCGTCGACGATGATCGCTCCATCCGCTGGGTCCTGGAAAAAGCCCTGCAACAGGAAGGCATGACCACCCAGAGCTTCGACAGCGCAGACGGTGTCATGGGGCGCCTGGCACGCCAGCAACCCGACGTGATCATTTCCGATATTCGCATGCCTGGCACCAGCGGCCTCGACCTGCTGGCGCAGATCCGCGAGCAGCACCCACGCCTGCCGGTCATCATCATGACCGCCCACTCCGACCTGGACAGCGCCGTGGCTTCCTACCAGGGCGGTGCCTTCGAGTACCTGCCCAAGCCATTCGACGTCGACGAAGCGGTATCGCTGGTCAAGCGCGCCAACCAGCACGCCCAGGAGCAGCAAGGCCTGGATGTGCCACAGAACCTGGCGCGCACCCCGGAAATCATTGGTGAAGCCCCGGCGATGCAGGAGGTGTTCCGCGCCATCGGACGCCTCAGCCACTCCAACATCACCGTGCTGATCAACGGCGAGTCCGGCACCGGCAAAGAACTGGTGGCCCACGCCCTGCACCGGCACAGCCCGCGCGCAGCATCGCCGTTCATTGCCCTGAACATGGCCGCCATCCCCAAGGATTTGATGGAGTCGGAGCTGTTCGGCCATGAGAAAGGTGCCTTCACAGGTGCTGCCAACTTGCGTCGCGGCCGTTTCGAGCAGGCCGATGGCGGCACGCTGTTCCTCGATGAAATCGGGGACATGCCTGCCGACACCCAGACCCGCCTGCTGCGTGTACTGGCCGATGGCGAGTTCTACCGCGTGGGCGGCCACGTGCCGGTCAAGGTCGACGTGCGCATCATCGCCGCCACCCACCAGAACCTGGAGTCACTGGTGCAGGCCGGCAAGTTCCGTGAGGACTTGTTCCACCGGCTGAACGTGATCCGCATCCATATTCCGCGCCTGGCCGACCGCCGCGAAGATATCCCCGCCCTCGCCCGTCACTTCCTTGCCCGGGCCGCCCAGGAGCTGGCAGTCGAGCCGAAGATCCTCAAGCCGGAGACTGAAGAGTTCATCCGCAACCTGCCATGGCCGGGCAACGTGCGGCAGATGGAGAACACTTGCCGCTGGATTACCGTGATGGCCTCCAGCCGTGAAGTGCTGATCGGCGACCTGCCGCCAGAACTGCTGAACCTGCCACAAGACGCCGCGCCGGTAACCAACTGGGAGCAGGCCCTGCGCCAGTGGGCCGACCAGGCGTTAACGCGCGGCCAGACCAACCTGCTGGACAGCGCAGTGCCGAGTTTTGAACGCATCATGATCGAGACGGCACTCAAGCACACCGCCGGACGTCGGCGGGATGCCGCGCTGTTGCTGGGCTGGGGGCGTAACACCCTGACGCGCAAGATCAAGGAGTTGGGGATGAATGTGGCGGGAGGGGATGATGAGGACGGTGATGACCACTGA
- a CDS encoding peptidoglycan DD-metalloendopeptidase family protein, giving the protein MLRALILLALSCLLSPAFADERAQTQQQLDATRQDIAELKKTLSKLQEEKAGVQKDLKTTETDIGNLEKQVEALQQELKKTEGELERLDTEKKKLQSARVEQQRLIAIQARSAYQNNGREEYLKLLLNQQNPEKFARTLTYYDYLSKARLEQLRTFNETLRQLANVEQEISSQQQQLLAQRADLDSRRQELETERAKRQQVLAKLNSDVKDRGQKLQAREQDQADLAKVLKTIEETLARQAREAEEARKKALLAQQEAEKRRKQEALAAAAARDQAREPAEPPKKARTTLGPMVSSDGANYGGAFSAARGKLPWPVNGRLLARFGDARGSDARAKWDGVMISATPGTQVRAVHGGRVVFADWLRGAGLLVILDHGNGYLSLYGHNQSLLKNAGDIVKAGEAISTVGNSGGQEAAGLYFAIRQQGRPTDPSQWCRG; this is encoded by the coding sequence ATGCTTCGCGCCCTGATCCTCCTAGCCCTGTCTTGCCTGCTCAGCCCGGCCTTCGCCGATGAGCGCGCGCAGACCCAGCAGCAACTGGATGCCACCCGCCAGGACATTGCCGAGCTCAAGAAGACGCTGAGCAAGCTCCAGGAAGAAAAGGCCGGTGTGCAAAAGGACCTCAAAACCACCGAAACCGACATCGGTAACCTCGAAAAGCAGGTGGAGGCCCTGCAGCAAGAACTAAAAAAGACTGAAGGCGAGCTGGAGCGCCTTGATACCGAGAAAAAAAAACTCCAGAGCGCCCGCGTTGAACAACAACGACTGATCGCCATTCAGGCCCGCTCGGCCTACCAGAACAACGGTCGCGAGGAATACCTCAAGCTGCTGCTCAACCAGCAGAACCCCGAGAAGTTCGCCCGCACCCTCACCTATTACGACTACCTGAGCAAGGCGCGCCTGGAGCAATTGCGCACCTTCAACGAGACCTTGCGCCAACTGGCCAACGTCGAACAGGAAATTTCCAGCCAGCAACAACAGCTGCTGGCCCAGCGCGCCGACCTCGACAGCCGCCGTCAAGAGCTGGAAACCGAGCGCGCCAAGCGCCAGCAGGTACTGGCCAAGCTCAACAGCGATGTAAAGGACCGCGGTCAAAAGTTGCAAGCGCGCGAACAGGACCAGGCCGACCTGGCCAAGGTCCTGAAAACCATCGAGGAAACACTCGCCCGCCAGGCCCGTGAAGCTGAAGAAGCGCGCAAGAAGGCCCTGCTGGCGCAGCAGGAAGCGGAAAAGCGCCGCAAGCAGGAAGCGCTGGCCGCTGCGGCTGCCCGCGACCAGGCCCGTGAGCCAGCGGAGCCGCCGAAAAAGGCCCGCACCACCCTCGGGCCGATGGTTTCCAGCGATGGCGCGAACTACGGCGGCGCATTTTCTGCTGCGCGAGGCAAACTTCCATGGCCAGTCAATGGTCGACTGCTGGCACGCTTCGGTGATGCCCGCGGCAGCGACGCCCGCGCCAAGTGGGACGGGGTCATGATCAGCGCCACACCGGGCACTCAGGTACGTGCCGTGCACGGCGGGCGTGTGGTATTCGCGGACTGGTTGCGCGGCGCCGGGCTTCTGGTCATTCTCGACCATGGCAACGGTTACCTGAGCCTGTACGGCCACAACCAGAGCCTGCTCAAGAATGCCGGTGATATCGTCAAGGCCGGTGAGGCCATTTCCACCGTTGGCAACAGCGGT
- a CDS encoding rhodanese-like domain-containing protein produces MVAHLIQFATDHYILVAIFLILLVLLLINEIRRGGQSLTNGQLTALVNAEKALVIDIRPAKEYSAGHIVGAVNIPQDKLANRMTELGKHKEKTLIVVDAMGQQSGTICRELLKAGYNAAKLSGGVSSWKADNLPLVK; encoded by the coding sequence ATGGTTGCTCACCTGATTCAATTCGCGACAGATCACTACATCCTGGTTGCGATCTTCCTCATTCTGCTGGTCCTGTTGCTCATCAATGAAATCCGTCGTGGTGGCCAGAGCCTGACTAATGGCCAACTGACAGCCCTGGTCAATGCCGAGAAGGCCCTGGTGATCGACATTCGCCCGGCCAAGGAATACTCCGCTGGCCATATCGTCGGCGCGGTGAACATCCCGCAGGACAAACTGGCCAACCGCATGACCGAGTTGGGCAAACATAAAGAGAAGACCCTGATTGTCGTCGACGCGATGGGCCAGCAGTCCGGCACTATTTGCCGCGAGCTGCTCAAAGCTGGTTACAACGCCGCCAAACTGAGCGGTGGCGTTTCCAGTTGGAAAGCCGATAACCTGCCCCTGGTGAAGTGA
- the secB gene encoding protein-export chaperone SecB, producing the protein MTDQQTNGAAAEDNSPQFSLQRIYVRDLSFEAPKSPQIFRQTWEPSVALDLNTKQKSLEGDFHEVVLTLSVTVKNGDEVAFIAEVQQAGIFLIANLDAPSMSHTLGAFCPNILFPYAREALDSLVTRGSFPALMLSPVNFDALYAQEMQRMQEAGEAPTVQ; encoded by the coding sequence ATGACTGACCAACAGACCAACGGCGCTGCTGCAGAAGACAACAGCCCGCAGTTCTCCCTGCAACGCATCTATGTGCGCGACCTGTCGTTCGAGGCCCCGAAAAGCCCGCAGATCTTCCGTCAGACCTGGGAGCCAAGCGTTGCCCTGGACCTGAACACCAAGCAGAAATCCCTGGAAGGCGACTTCCATGAGGTCGTGCTGACCCTGTCGGTTACTGTCAAGAACGGTGACGAAGTGGCTTTCATTGCTGAAGTGCAGCAGGCCGGTATCTTCCTGATCGCCAACCTCGATGCGCCTTCGATGAGCCACACCCTGGGTGCGTTCTGCCCGAACATCCTGTTCCCTTATGCCCGTGAGGCCCTGGATAGCCTGGTGACCCGCGGTTCGTTCCCGGCGCTGATGCTGTCGCCTGTCAACTTCGACGCCCTGTACGCGCAAGAAATGCAGCGTATGCAGGAAGCGGGTGAAGCGCCGACTGTGCAGTAA